TATCATATTAAAGAAAGATTATTTAAGGGTAAGGGGATTGTTTCTTTGGGATGACTTAATTATAACATAATATTACAAAATAATCTATACTTTTTAATAATAATTATCGTTATACAAATTATAAAATAGTCAACTATTTCCGCTTCTAGGTATAAGTATAGTTTTATTATTAAAATATGTTGAGCCAGATAAATTCAAAATATAACTATGTGTTTAATATCATTCCCATTCAATTGTTAGTATTTCCAATTCCCCCTCCTTTAAAGAAACTTTATATCCATCAGTAATCAACCAAGTAGCTAAATCTGTAACCATATTTTTTCTAATCCCATCTCTCTTACTTATAGCAAAAACTGCTGAAATTTTATTTACACCAGCTTTCTTACCTTGCTCTATGTTTCTTAATATTATGTTCTTATTCTCATTTAATTTTTCTTCATATTCATTCACAATATTTCCTCCCTTTAATTTATTAACTATTCCACTTTATAGATATGCCTTAACACTAATCTTATTTATTCTATTCTAATTTTATGATATGAATGCCATAGTTATTCTCTATTTTATTCAATAAAAAGAAAACTGTTCCAAATATATCTTCTATATTTAGAACAGTTTTAATCAATAAATAATTTTAAAAAGTAATGACTATTTACACTCTATTTCTGATGACACATCTAATCCTCGATGCTCAACCGCAGTAGAAAAAACTATTTGTGTTTCAGTATTCCCATACTTCTGTAGCTCTCCAATAAAAGTATCTAACTCTATAGTTGTGTGATATGCAACTTTTATTAACATAGAATATTTACCTGTCACGCAATTGCATTCTAATACATTTGGACAGCTAGCAATAAAAGGATAAAACTCCGGCTTTTGTTTTGGTGACATTTCCAAATTAATAAATGCTTTAATATTATAGCCTAATTTCAAAGGGTCAACATGTGCTGAATATCCTGTAATAACTCCAGCTTGTTCTAATTTTTCAATACGAGCAGAAACGGCTGGTGTTGTTAAAAACACCTCTTCCGCTATATGTTTAAGTGGATAGCGCGCATTTTTTTGTAAAAGTTCAATAATTTTCAGATCAATTTTATCCATATACAATACCTCAACTTATATTAATTTAATGAAAGACAAGTCATAAACTTTTATATTTCATTATAATTTCACTTAATTGCAATAATTCGATTATCTATATATTTATATTAGAAAAGCATACCAGAATAATTCAAAAAAATTATTCTGATACGCTTCATTGCGTCTAATATATTTCATCTTTGCCAATACAGATGATTTTTTATCTATTTATATTTTAAAGTAACAAATAGTTTTTTTCAAGACTTTTTTATTTCTTAGATTAAAAAAATTAACCTTAAACACATTTAATATAATTTTTCATATTATATTATTATTCAAAATATCAAAATAGTAATGATTTCTACCTCAATACTTTATATTTATTAATTATTTTAAAAAAAACACTAGGCAAACATTGCAAAATACGAATATTATTTGTTACAAATGATTATTTTTTCGGATTTTTAGTTATTTATATAAACTTTATATTATTAAGCATTTTATTGGATAAATAAATTTAATTAAGAAAAATGTATTCTTTTTTAGTTTTTATTCACAATTCTTCCTATAATATTTACATGAATTTTAATTAGTGTTAATCTTCACTCATAGATATTGGCAAACACATTAACAAAGATAATGCTTAGTTTTTGTTAAAGAATTTATTATTTAAAAATATTATAAATATTGAAAGCGAGGAATTTTAAATGAAAATGAGAATGGAGTCTGATTCAATAGGAAACATGGAAGTACCTGTCGAGGCATATTATGGTATTCAATCTTTAAGGGCAAGCAGAAACTTTAATATTACAAAAAAGCCCTTACACAAAGATTTTATAATAAGTTTAGCTGAAATAAAAAAAGCTGCTGCAATTACCAATAGAGATGCTGAATTATTAACTCCAACTATTGCTAATGCAATAGTAAATGCTTGTGAAGAAATTATCAGTGGAAAATTTCATGATCAATTTATCGTTGATCCTATTCAAGGTGGTGCAGGCACCTCTGCTAATATGAATGCTAATGAAGTTATCGCGAATCGAGCTATAGAATTACTTGGCGAGAAAAAAGGTTCTTATAATATAATACACCCAAATGATCATGTTAATATGGCACAATCTACAAACGATGTTTTTCCTACTGCTGGAAAACTAACAGTATTAAAAATGCTTCCAAAAACTATCTCAGAACTTCAACGTTTATATAATGCACTTAAGTTAAAATCTTTAGAATTTAATAATGTTATTAAAATGGGACGTACTCAGCTTCAAGATGCAGTTCCAATAAGACTTGGCCAATCTTTTAATGCTTTTGCATCAATGATAAAAAGAGATGTAGACCGATTAAAATCTGTCGAAAAAGAAATGCTCATCTTAAATATTGGTGGTACTGCTATAGGAACTTCAATAAATGTATGTCCTGAATATTTAACTAATATAACTCCTAATTTAAAAAAAGTCTGCGGATTTGATGTTGTTCAATCAAAAGACCTTATAGATGCAACGCAAAATCTTGATTGTTTTGTAGCTGTTTCAGGCATATTGAAAACTTGTGCAGTAAATCTTTCTAAAATGGCAAATGATTTGAGATTACTATCAAGTGGTCCCAAAACAGGCTTCGGTGAAATCAATTTACCTTCAATGCAAAATGGTTCATCAATTATGCCAGGAAAAATAAATCCAGTTATTTTAGAAGTAGTATCTCAAGTTGCTTTTAATATTATAGGAAATGATTTCACTATAACTATGGCTGCAGAAGCAGGACAACTTGAACTTAATGCTTTCGAACCTGTTCTTTTTCATAATTTATTTGAATCTATTGAAACACTAGAAAATGCGACAACAACTTTAATCGATAATTGTATTTTAGGAATTACAGCCAACGAAGATAGATGTAAAGAATTATTAAATAGTAGTGTAGGAATAGTTACAGCTCTTTGTCCATATATAGGCTATAAAAAATCAGCAGATATTGCTAAAACTTCCTTAAAAAATGGGACTTCAATAAAAGAACTAGTATTAAATGAAGGAATATTGACTTCTTCTGAATTAGATGCTATATTAGATCCATTTTCAATGACAGATATTGATTGTTTTTCAGATTCAAAATCAGCTCAAACAATTAACAAGGCAATATAACTTTAATTATCATGAATAATTTTTAATAATTTTGATATACTATTACTGAACACAATCTTATAAATTGTTGATATTAACCAAAAAAGAGATGACATACTATAAAATGTATGTTATCTCTTTTACGCTTAATTAATTTAAACAAATTTTATCGTTATAGTATTGATAAAAATTTCTTCAAAAATCTTATCCATAAGCCTTACTTATTATTAACAAGATGTCGAGTACGACTTCCTGTTTAAAGAAAACTTTAATTTCTCATAATTATTTTTATTATCATTTCCGGCTTCATATAATTCAAATATTGATGTGAAATCATTCTTAAAAATGTATTCGTGAGATAATTCTTCCTTCATTCTACATAATAATTCCTGCAAGTCATATCCCTCTACTCTAAAATTCTGATCATTTAAATTTAAAGAAAGTGAATTGTTGTAATAATTTTTATTCTTTTCAATACGTAATAAAAATTCTTTTACTACTTCCTGATCATTAGATTTTAATTTCATTGGCATCTTAATATCAATGCAATAATCTATCAATTCATCTTCTTTCAAATAAAAATATTGTTTAGCTTCTTCAGAATTTTTAACATAAAAATCAAAATCAAAGTCTTGATTTTCAAAAATGCAATTTCGAACTTGAAGCTGAAAGCCTTTTTTTGAAACATATACCTCAGCCTGTTCACATCCCAGGCTATCAGTATATAATGCTGAATATTTTAATTTGACCATATTAAATTTTATGTCCCCCTTTATTTCTCAATCTCTATTTCCCTATTTTTTAAACCACCTTTCAATAATACCATATAATACCATCAATTACAAAGGTTAAATTTTACAATCACTTTTAAATTTAGTAATAAATTTATCAAGGAAATCTGAGCTTATTAAAAATTTATTTATTATTTATACATAATTTATTATTTCGTAACATAATCGTAACATTAATTGGTTATAATAATATTTGAAAAGTAGTTTAAAGCATTATTATCCCTTAAAAAATACTTTCAACAAAAGAATGACTTATTCCCCTAAGTAAGTCATTCTTTTCATATGTAAAATTATATTTTAAATATTAAGGTTGTAAAACTATATATTTGATTACATGAAACACATTATTTCATTTGAATAAAAAAGATAACTTGTTTAATTAACAAGCTACCTTGTGCATTTTTATAATTTCATAATAATATTATTTTCTAATGCAGTTACGCCTTCAGGAGTGTGAGTGCTTAAGTATACTGTGTCATTTTCTTTTATGAAAGTTCTTACAATTTCTAATGTTTCTTTAGCTAATTCTTTATCTTCAAATACCACAGATAATTGATTTTGTCTTAATGCTTCATCTGTATAAGTAACATCACCATGGATCATATAAAGAATCCCATTATCCTCTACAACAACTAATGAATTTCCAGTAGTATGTCCATATGCTGGAAGCATCACAATATTGTTTGCTATAATTTGACTCTTTTCAAAATTTTTATATTCTCCATCAGTAAAATCAACCTTAACTATATTTTCACTTGTTAATTTCATAGCTTCTGCTTCTATTCTTGACATAAATATTTTTGCGTGATCAAATAATCTTAATTCTCCCGCATGATCTGGATGTTTATGAGTTAATATTATCTTACTAACATCTTCTATTTTATATCCAACATTTTTTAAGGCTTGTTTAAAATCAGCAACTTTTTCTCCCATAAACATTGCTTGATCTGGTTTATCTTCAAAATCTGGTGTTTCGATCGGAAGTCCAGTATCTACCAAGATAACTTCTTTACCTGTATCTATTAAATAATTCTGCAAACTAGCAGGATATTTTTTATTCACATTAATTTTTTCTTTTTCTAAACTTCCTCCTAAAGCAAAGGATTCATTCATTCTTCCATTTTTATAAAATTCTAAAGCTACTATTTTCATAATTTGCTCCCCCTTAATATATAACATCTATTTTTTCTAAAAGTAATAATATTTAACAACTAATAACTGTTATTATATAGAACCTTCTTTTGTTTGTCAATTTCTAAATTTTCAGATATTTCCAAAGTCCTATTTTATCTTTTAAGCATTCGATAAATCAATTCATTTCAATTACTTTCTCTTAAGTAATCACGTTTTACAATTTCTTTATCACAGATTATTTTAGATGTGTTGTATTTAACATAACACTCCCCCTTTAATGCCAAAATACATACAACTTCTCCAATCCTGTCCTTTCCCGTATTATTTTTGCAATTAGAGCAATCCATATTAATCAACCACCTTTCTTTTTTTAATATTATATCTTCTCAATTTCTTCGACTTTGCAACTTACTGGAGTTGATGCTTTTTCATTAACTCTTACCTGTATTATATTTATTTTACGTAATATATCAACTACTCTTCCTTCAATAATATTCCCATCTACATCAGTCCCCCTCACAACATCTCCAATCTCAACCTTCATAAGAATCCCCTCCACAGATACATTTCCATCATAAATTTCTATCATTCGGCTATTGAAATATATTCCTCCACAATTACTTCCGGTAACTCTTTATAATCAAATGGAGATATATCATCAATTTTGAACTTAGTTAATTCCATTATTTTAATCAAAACTTGATCCATTTTGCATAAAAATTCTTCTTTTTCTTCTGCCTTTATAACAAAACTATTAAAAGGTATATTATATTTTTCTACAAAACTTAAATTTAAATTTACAGTCCAACACCTCATTTTATCACCATACCCTTTTCACCTATTTTTATTTTAATTAAAATTCAAACAGCAATCTAATCAAATTGCCATTTATAATATAATTATATATTTACTTAATATTTTACTATTTTTCATTAATATCATCACTTATTTTCATTTTACCTATTACTCATTTTTTATTAATTTTATTCACTTTTTTCCTTGAACATTTTATAATCCGACATAAATTTTAGGTTTTTTAATCTTTTTTGTAATTTGTTGTAGTTTTCTATTTATTAGCTTTTGAGATATTTAACCATATAGAATTAATAATTCAAATAAGCTTTTCAAGAAAAAAATCGCAGGCGACTGTGGAGCCGGAGATTTTTAATATTAAGTTCCGCATTGTGCTTCGCACTCTTTTTATAGGTGCGCATCTGCCTTTTCGAACGCATGTGAGAAAAATGTGCACATTAGAAAAGGCAGCTATGCTGCATATAAGAACTTTTCATTAGAAAGAGCAGCTATGCTGCATATGAGAACATTTTATACAGGCAAATATGATTTGTTTTTTATTCTTCTCTTATACACAGCTCATATAAATAGCACTTTTCATATATTATCCACAGATTTTACTACATTATAAATTCCTGAAGAATAAAAAAATAAGAATGATAAACAATATTTCTAATGCTTATCATTCTTATAAAAAATTAATGCTTAAAAAAGATTTTTTTGTAATTATCCTTGGGAATATAATGTTAATTTAATATTTGAATTAATAATAACATAATAAAGAAAATAATACAAGACTATTTTTATCTGATTTATCTACTTTTATATAATTTCAACTTTTATCAATACTTCTCTAGAAACTCATTATTTTATTATACACATAATAAAATGTGGTATAATTTTTATATAGATAAGGAGGGATATTATATGGATAAATTTGTAATTGCTATAACCAGAACTTGCGGCAGCGGAGGTACTACTATAGGAAAAATGCTTTCAAAAGATTTAGGAATTAACATTTATGATAGAGAGTTATTACGTTTAGCTTCAGACGATAGCGGCATCAACGAAGCCTTATTCGCCAATGCAGATGAAGGTGTAAAAAATAGTTTACTTTATAAGGTTTCAAAACATGTATATAATGGTGAACTTATTCCACCAGAAAATAATGATTTCACTTCAAATGATAATCTATTCAATTATCAAGCAAAAATCTTAAGAGAACTTTCTGAAAGAGAATCCTATGTTGTAATAGGACGATGTGCTGATTATATTTTAAAAGATAATCCAAATGTATTCAAAATTTTTATCCACTCATCAGAAGAATTCTGTATTAAACATGAAATGGCTATTCTTGGTACTTCTGAAAAGGAAACGATAAAAGAAATAAAGAGACTAAATAAATATAGAAGTGATTACTATTATTATCACACAGGAAATAAGTGGGAAGATGTAAGAAATTATGATTTGTCCCTTGATACTAGTAGATTTGGTTTTGAAAAATCTGTAAAATACATTAAAGAATATATAACATTGAGAATGAACTTGTAAAGATAAATTTCATTTATCAAAAAATATTCTCCTTTTATTAAGTTGTTCGCTTTTACTTAGTTGAATTTTGAAGATTAAATTAAGTAAACCGAACAACTTTTGTTTTAAGTCTCCTCCAATACCTATTTTAAAAACTTTCTTACAAAAACTGCTCACTTTTCCTTCGATTATTATTTTTCGTTCTATTTGAGTTTATTTTCATCTTATAATTTCCTCAAAATAAATTAATATATTTTTAATTCATAGTTCTTTTGTGTATGTTTACTTCTACCATACTTGTATGGTAGAATATTATATAACATTTACCATATAATTCATAACATCAAAAATACTAACTTATCTTACTTAATTTCAATAAATTAGCTAATAATAACATTTTGTATTGATTGGAAGATATTTTATTTTTTTGTTGCGCCAAATCGTTTTTTAGATTTTCTAATTTACGATCTTTTATGAATATGGAATATATTACATATAAGGGAGAGAAAAATATGCTGAAAAACATCAAAATTATTAACAGTATTGTATTAATGGTTATTCTATCAACAATTGTCTCGTTAGCCATAGCTATTGTCGGGTACAGTAATATGAAAACTATTAATAATAATTCTTCATCAATGTATGAAAACGCTCTAGTTAGAATCGTAAAAACCGAAGAGATCAGGCAAACATTTTCTAATATCAGATTAAATGCCAATAGAATATCTATTTCTGACTTTAATGCTGATGATGTGTCTGCTATAGATGCTAATTACAGTAAAATGAGTGACTTATTGAATGACTATGAAAACTTATCTTTGAGCTCTTTAGAAAAGAATAATTTGGCTGAATTTAAAAGTGACTCTGAAAAATATTATTCTCAAATAAAGAATCTTGAAAAAGGTAATAAACTTTATGGAATAGACTTAGAACAATTTAATCAGCTTGGAGTTGAAGCACAGCTTTTCCTTGATAATCTAGTAACTTATAGTTCAAATATGGCTAATACTCTTCAAAATGATAATATTAATTTGTATCTTAGAAGTACTAAAATTTTCTTTGCAACATTCATTATAGGATTCATATTAATGATTTTTGTTTCATCTGCAATAGTTTCAGTAATAAAGAAATCTATGAAAGAAATAATATCTGTATTAAACTACGTTGCTGACGGAGATTTTAGCATAAAAATGGACTCTGAATATAAAAATGAATTTGGAATAATGAAGAGATCAATTAAAAAGACAATTTCAAATATCTCTTTAATGCTAGAATCTGTTAAGCAATCAACAAATGTTGTAAATGTTCAAGCAACAAATCTTTTGGAGGCTTCTGATCAAATGTCCTCATCTGCACAAGAAATTAATGCAGCAGTTCAAGAAGTTGCAAGCGCTGCCAATGATCAATCTAGTGATTTAATAAATGTAAAAACTTCCCTTGATAATTTTGCTGATTCCTTAAATCAAATTACACTATCAATTAATGATGTAAATTCTAATCTTAATAACATTAATTCAATGGCTGAAGACGGAAACTCAAAATTAAAATTTTTATTTGATTCAGTAAAAGATGTAAATAACTCTTTCAATACTATAAAAGATAAAGTCGTTACATTAGATCAACATGTAGTAAAAGTTAATAATATAACAACCATTATTAATTCTATTGCTGACGAAACTGATTTATTAGCTCTAAACGCAGCAATCGAATCTGCCCGTGCTGGAGAAGTTGGAAAAGGATTTTCCGTTGTTGCAGAAGAAATCAGAAAATTAGCTGAACAGTCTAAAATATCTGCTAATGATATAACAAATCTAATTTCAAGTATTAATAAAGAGGCTCAAGTTGCTGTTAAAACTACTGATTTAGGAAAAAACAGTTTGAATAATCAATCAGAACTTATTGAGGATTCAATAAAATCCTTCGCATTAATATTTAATGCAATAAATACGATTTTACCTAAGGTTAATAGTATAAACAAGTCAATTGAAAATATAAATGTTGAAAAAGATCTTATACTTTCTAAAGCATTAAATATTTCCGGGGTGTCAGAAGAAAATGCAGCTTCGGCTGAAGAAATATCAGCTTCAGTACAACAAATAAACATATCATTTTCTGAAGTGTCATCTTCTGCACAAACTCTATCAAATTTAACAAACTCTATGATAGACGAAGTTGCTAAATTTAAACTATAGGAAAGACGTTCATCTCGAGTTAAAAATGGAGGATAATTATGAAAAAGTTGAAATTTTTAAGTATTATACTAACAACAGTTTTTACTGTAAGTATTTTTACAGGTTGTGGTTCAAAAAATAATTCTAAATCCAATGAACCTATAACATTAAATATAATTGATGTTTCTGGTTCAATGCAATTAGTTGGAGATTCCATTGATCAATTTAAAGCTGCAAATCCGGACTTAATAAGTGATATAAAAATTACTAAAGCAACTTCTCTAGAAGTTCCATCTTTGCTAAAAGCTCAAATTCTATCAGAGAATGTACAAACTGGTTTAGTTTTTACAGGAATTGATGGTATGTCTACATGTATTAAAAAAGATGTTATAGAAAATATTATGCCTCAGTATAGCAGCAGCTTTCCTGACTTAGAAAATAATTATACAGCTGGTGCTAAAGCAACATATAACTTAGTAAAAGGTTACGGTATTACATATGTTTACTCTCCTAGTGGACCACTTTTTACATATAATCCGGACACAGTTAAAAACGTTCCCAAATCATCAAGCGACCTTGTAGAGTTTGCAAAAGCAAATCCTGGGAAATTTACCTACGCTAGACCAGCTAATTCAGGTCCCGGAAGAACGTTTCTTTTAGGATTACCGTACATTCTTGGAGATAAAAATCCAAAGGATCCAAAAACATGGGATAAAACATGGGCTTATCTTAAAGAACTTGATCAATACATTGATTACTATCCAGGAAAAACTGGTCCTACTTTTTCAGAATTAAATTTAGGTAAAAGGTGGATTGTCTCAAGTCAACTAGGATGGGATATAAATCAAAGAATTACTGGAGGTATTCCTCAAAACTATCAAGGTTTTATGTTAGATAATACTACTTTAGTTGCAGATGCCCAATATATGGCTATGCCAAAAGGACTTAATGATAGACAAAAAGAAGTTGTTTTAAAATTAATGGAATGGCTTATGACTCCAAAAATGCAAGCTAAAACATATGATAGTGGTTATTTCTATCCAGGTCCTTCAGTTAAGGATGTTCCACTTGATGCAGCTCCTAAAGAGAGCCAAGATAAAATTAAACCTGCTATAAGGCAATCATATGATGACGCTATTAAGTCTCTCCCAACTACAACACAATTAGATACAGATACATTCATGGAAGCATTAAATATGTGGGATCAGTTGTTTGGAGCAAAAGTAAAAAGATAGATAAAAAAATCGCAGGCGAATATGGTTTATTTTTTATTCTTTTAAAATATTAAACCTAGTTGATTAGTCCGTTTTAAAAGTTATCCACAGATTGTCCAACAATATAATTTCCTAAAGAATAAAAAAATACTTCATCGTGTAACACACGATGAAGTATTTTTTATCTATTTATTATATATTACATTATCGCAAATAATATACCAAATGCTATAGCTATAAAATACATTGGAACAGGAATATCTTTTGATTTACCTGTAAATAATTTTATTAATACATAAGAGATAAATCCAAATGCTAAACCATCTGTAATTGAATATGTTAAAAGTGTTAATACTAATGTTAAGAATACTGGTAATCCTTCTGTAAAATCTGAAAAATCAACCTTAGCTATTGGTTCCATCATTACTGCTCCAAGAACTATTAAAACTGGTCCAGTAGCAAATCCTGGTATAGCAGTTAATACTGGTGAGAAAAATAATGATAAGAAGAATAATCCAGCTATTGTAAGACCTGCAAGTCCAGTTCTTCCACCTTCAGCAATACCTGAAGCTGATTCTACGAATGCTACTGGTGTAGAAGTTCCTAAACATGCACCAACTACTGATCCAACAGCATCAGCTGTTAAAACTTTATCTGCATTTAAAACATTACCATTTTCATCTAAATATCCAGCCTTTGAAGCTAATCCAATTAAAGTTCCTATACTATCAAATACATCTATAAACAACATAGAAAGAATAGCTGGAATTATTCCAATAACCATAGCACTCTTAAAATCAAATTGCATAAAGATCGGAGCAACTGATGGAGGCATAGATACTATTTGACTTGGTAATTGAGCAACACCAAATGCTGCACCAAGTGCATATACAACAATCATTCCGATAATAAATGAACCTCTAATATTTTTATAATAAAGTATTGCTATTATAACTACTCCTAAGCAAGCTAAAAGAACTGAAGGATCTTTCAAATTTCCAATTGTAGTTAATGTTGCTTCACTACCAACAATAACTTTAGCATCTTGGAAGCCGATAAATGTTATAAAGAAACCAATAC
The window above is part of the Clostridium saccharoperbutylacetonicum N1-4(HMT) genome. Proteins encoded here:
- a CDS encoding DUF6304 family protein; translation: MVKLKYSALYTDSLGCEQAEVYVSKKGFQLQVRNCIFENQDFDFDFYVKNSEEAKQYFYLKEDELIDYCIDIKMPMKLKSNDQEVVKEFLLRIEKNKNYYNNSLSLNLNDQNFRVEGYDLQELLCRMKEELSHEYIFKNDFTSIFELYEAGNDNKNNYEKLKFSLNRKSYSTSC
- a CDS encoding AAA family ATPase, with translation MDKFVIAITRTCGSGGTTIGKMLSKDLGINIYDRELLRLASDDSGINEALFANADEGVKNSLLYKVSKHVYNGELIPPENNDFTSNDNLFNYQAKILRELSERESYVVIGRCADYILKDNPNVFKIFIHSSEEFCIKHEMAILGTSEKETIKEIKRLNKYRSDYYYYHTGNKWEDVRNYDLSLDTSRFGFEKSVKYIKEYITLRMNL
- a CDS encoding aspartate ammonia-lyase, with the translated sequence MKMRMESDSIGNMEVPVEAYYGIQSLRASRNFNITKKPLHKDFIISLAEIKKAAAITNRDAELLTPTIANAIVNACEEIISGKFHDQFIVDPIQGGAGTSANMNANEVIANRAIELLGEKKGSYNIIHPNDHVNMAQSTNDVFPTAGKLTVLKMLPKTISELQRLYNALKLKSLEFNNVIKMGRTQLQDAVPIRLGQSFNAFASMIKRDVDRLKSVEKEMLILNIGGTAIGTSINVCPEYLTNITPNLKKVCGFDVVQSKDLIDATQNLDCFVAVSGILKTCAVNLSKMANDLRLLSSGPKTGFGEINLPSMQNGSSIMPGKINPVILEVVSQVAFNIIGNDFTITMAAEAGQLELNAFEPVLFHNLFESIETLENATTTLIDNCILGITANEDRCKELLNSSVGIVTALCPYIGYKKSADIAKTSLKNGTSIKELVLNEGILTSSELDAILDPFSMTDIDCFSDSKSAQTINKAI
- a CDS encoding NCS2 family permease, with translation MDNVSNKMVNTAENGILERIFHLSKNKTNVKTEMLAGLTTFLTMAYILVVNPSILSQTGMDKSAVFTATALASVIGTVIMALMANYPFGMAPGMGLNALFTFTICLGMKFSWQTALAASLIEGVIFLLLNVFKIRQVIIDSVPQTLKHAISIGIGFFITFIGFQDAKVIVGSEATLTTIGNLKDPSVLLACLGVVIIAILYYKNIRGSFIIGMIVVYALGAAFGVAQLPSQIVSMPPSVAPIFMQFDFKSAMVIGIIPAILSMLFIDVFDSIGTLIGLASKAGYLDENGNVLNADKVLTADAVGSVVGACLGTSTPVAFVESASGIAEGGRTGLAGLTIAGLFFLSLFFSPVLTAIPGFATGPVLIVLGAVMMEPIAKVDFSDFTEGLPVFLTLVLTLLTYSITDGLAFGFISYVLIKLFTGKSKDIPVPMYFIAIAFGILFAIM
- a CDS encoding ABC transporter substrate-binding protein; amino-acid sequence: MKKLKFLSIILTTVFTVSIFTGCGSKNNSKSNEPITLNIIDVSGSMQLVGDSIDQFKAANPDLISDIKITKATSLEVPSLLKAQILSENVQTGLVFTGIDGMSTCIKKDVIENIMPQYSSSFPDLENNYTAGAKATYNLVKGYGITYVYSPSGPLFTYNPDTVKNVPKSSSDLVEFAKANPGKFTYARPANSGPGRTFLLGLPYILGDKNPKDPKTWDKTWAYLKELDQYIDYYPGKTGPTFSELNLGKRWIVSSQLGWDINQRITGGIPQNYQGFMLDNTTLVADAQYMAMPKGLNDRQKEVVLKLMEWLMTPKMQAKTYDSGYFYPGPSVKDVPLDAAPKESQDKIKPAIRQSYDDAIKSLPTTTQLDTDTFMEALNMWDQLFGAKVKR
- a CDS encoding methyl-accepting chemotaxis protein; protein product: MLKNIKIINSIVLMVILSTIVSLAIAIVGYSNMKTINNNSSSMYENALVRIVKTEEIRQTFSNIRLNANRISISDFNADDVSAIDANYSKMSDLLNDYENLSLSSLEKNNLAEFKSDSEKYYSQIKNLEKGNKLYGIDLEQFNQLGVEAQLFLDNLVTYSSNMANTLQNDNINLYLRSTKIFFATFIIGFILMIFVSSAIVSVIKKSMKEIISVLNYVADGDFSIKMDSEYKNEFGIMKRSIKKTISNISLMLESVKQSTNVVNVQATNLLEASDQMSSSAQEINAAVQEVASAANDQSSDLINVKTSLDNFADSLNQITLSINDVNSNLNNINSMAEDGNSKLKFLFDSVKDVNNSFNTIKDKVVTLDQHVVKVNNITTIINSIADETDLLALNAAIESARAGEVGKGFSVVAEEIRKLAEQSKISANDITNLISSINKEAQVAVKTTDLGKNSLNNQSELIEDSIKSFALIFNAINTILPKVNSINKSIENINVEKDLILSKALNISGVSEENAASAEEISASVQQINISFSEVSSSAQTLSNLTNSMIDEVAKFKL
- a CDS encoding Lrp/AsnC family transcriptional regulator encodes the protein MDKIDLKIIELLQKNARYPLKHIAEEVFLTTPAVSARIEKLEQAGVITGYSAHVDPLKLGYNIKAFINLEMSPKQKPEFYPFIASCPNVLECNCVTGKYSMLIKVAYHTTIELDTFIGELQKYGNTETQIVFSTAVEHRGLDVSSEIECK
- a CDS encoding MBL fold metallo-hydrolase — encoded protein: MKIVALEFYKNGRMNESFALGGSLEKEKINVNKKYPASLQNYLIDTGKEVILVDTGLPIETPDFEDKPDQAMFMGEKVADFKQALKNVGYKIEDVSKIILTHKHPDHAGELRLFDHAKIFMSRIEAEAMKLTSENIVKVDFTDGEYKNFEKSQIIANNIVMLPAYGHTTGNSLVVVEDNGILYMIHGDVTYTDEALRQNQLSVVFEDKELAKETLEIVRTFIKENDTVYLSTHTPEGVTALENNIIMKL